From Clostridium sp. SY8519:
GGAAGGATATTTACCAGCTGCTGGAGAATACGGTGGACAACTGTCAGCTCGTGGCGAAACTGCTGGATATGGTAGTGATGAAGAATATGTAGGAGGACAGCATCCATGACGATATTGATTGTGATCATACTGCTGGCCTTCTGTTTTGATTTTATCAACGGATTTCACGATACGGCAAATGCGATTGCCACCTGTGTTTCCACCAGGGCGCTGAAGCTGCCCATAGCGATTGCCATGGCTGCAGTCATGAATTTTCTGGGCGCCATTCTGTTTACGGGTGTGGCGGAGACGATCGCCAAAAATATTGTAAATCTGGATCTGGTGAAAAACGGCTCGGTGGTGCTGGCTACGGCTATCGGCACGGCAATCATCTGGAACCTGCTGACCTGGCTGCTGGGCATCCCAAGCAGCTCTTCCCATGCGCTGATCGGTGCCATGATCGGCGCTTCCATCGCGGACGGCGGCGCCTATGCCATCCATGTCAGCGGTGTCCTGCGCATTATTTCCGGCCTGATCGCCACTCCGTTCATTGCCATTGGCGCAGGCTATCTGATGTTCAGCCTGTTTAAAAAGCTATTCTTCCATGTCAACGCGGTAAAGGGGAACCGCGTTTTCCGGAAAGTGCAGATTTTTTCTGCTGCGTTCCAGGCTTTTTCCCATGGGTCCAATGACGCGCAGAAGTCCATGGGAATTATAACCATGGCGCTGGTCAGCCACGGGGTGCTGCAGACCATGACGGTGCCTCACTGGGTGCAGATCGGCTGCGCGGCGGCCATGTGTCTGGGTACTTCCATCGGCGGATGGAGAATCATCAAAACCGTGGGAACCGGCATTATGAAAATCCGGCCGGTGAACGGTGTGGCTGCGGATCTGGCGGCTTCGCTTGTGATACAGGTGGCCACACATTTTGATCTGCCGGTCAGCACCACCCATGTGATTTCCTCCTCCATCATCGGCGTCGGGGCATCCCAGAGGATCAAGGCAGTGAAGTGGCTGACCGCCCGCAAGATGGTGATGGCCTGGTTTATTACCATCCCGATTACGGTAGGGGTGTCCTTCGGACTGTTTCATCTGATTGCGCTCTTTCTTCACTGATTCGTTCCGGACTGTAATAAAACCTTAATGATTCAGACATTGTAGTTTTGCGCTGGAAGGAGTACAATGAGCTACAGCTATGTACAAAGAATCAAGGAGGATCGAATATGTCAATTTTCAAAGGTGCCGGAGTAGCAATCGCCACTCCGATGAAGGAAGACGGAACGATCAATTTTGAAGCATTCGGAAAGCTGATCGAAATGCAGGTTCAGGGACATACGGATGCGATTATTGCGGTAGGCACGTCCGGAGAAGCGTCTACGCTGGAAGATGATGAACATATGGAAGCAGTCCGCTACTGCATTGACAAAGTGGCAGGGCGGATTCCGGTAATTGCCGGAACTGGCTCCAACAATACCGCCCATGCGGTTATGATGTCCAAACTGGCCCAGCAGGCCGGCGCAGACGGCTGTCTGGTGGTAACTCCTTACTATAACAAGGCTACACAGGACGGACTGATCGCAAGCTATACCGCCATTGCTTCCGCTGTGGATATCCCAATTATCATGTATAATGTCCCGTCCCGGACCGGATGCAATATCCAGCCGGAGACAGCGGCATACCTGGGAAAACATGTGGACAACATTGTGGCCATCAAAGAAGCCAGCGGAAATATCAGTCAGATCGCCCACACCATCGAGCTGGCGGAAGGCTCTCTGGATGTGATTTCCGGCAATGACGACCAGATTGTGCCGATTATGGCGCTGGGCGGCATCGGCGTGATTTCCGTGCTGTCCAATGTGGCACCCCGGTTTACCCATGACATGTGCCAGCTGTGTCTGGACGGTGATTTCGCGGCAGCCCGGAAGATGCAGATCCAGGCACTGCCGCTGATCCGCGCGCTTTTCTCGGAGGTCAATCCGATTCCGGTGAAGGCTGCGCTGAACATGCTTGGCATTAAGGCGGGCATTCCCCGTCTGCCGCTGACAGAGATGCGGCCGGAGCATCAGACGGTGCTGCGCGCGGAACTGGAAAACATGGGACTATTATAAATTTTCGTTACGGCACAGAAACGGACAGCCTATGAGACAGAAAAGATACGACACCTTATTATTTGACCTGGACGGCACCATCGTGGATTCCGGACCGGGAATTATGCGGTCCGTCCAGTACGCGCTGGATCATTTCGGGCTTCCGGATCAGCCGGAGGAGAAGCTGCGCCGCTTTATCGGACCGTCCCTGATGGATTCTTTCACTGCGTATTACGGGATGAAGGAAGCGGACGCCCGCAGAGCCGTGGAATATTACCGGGAGTGCTATGACGGCTCCCAGGTGCTGAACGCTTCCCTGTATCAGGGGATCAGAGACAGCTTAAACTGGCTTCAGGCAGACGGCAGGCAGATGGTTCTGGTGACCACAAAGCCGCTGGTATTTGCGGAACGCATTCTGAAGCATTTCCATCTGGATCACTTGTTTCCGAATAAAGTGTGTCCGGAACTGACCGATCCCAGTTCAGACAAGGGACGTCTGATCCGGACCGCAGAGAAAAAAGCAGGGTTTGACCCGGCAGACGCGGTTATGATCGGGGACACCCGGTATGATATGGCAGGCGCAAGGGAAACCGGCGTGGATGCCATAGGCGTGACTTACGGATATGGGACACCGGAGGAGCTGAAACAGGCAGGAGCGGATCTGCTGGTGCATTCACCGGCGGAACTGTACGCGGCTCTGTCCTGATTACCTGCCGGAGCTATATGCGGCACTGGCCGGAACGGCCGGAAGGGATTTATGCGGCTCCGGTTTAGGAACCGGCGAAGAAGTAAAAATACAGGGGAGGACACAGAGATGGCACTGACTGCAGAAGAACTGTTTCAATATCGGAGAAGCACAAGGAAATATCAGGAAAAACAGATCACAGAAGAACAGCTGGAAAAGATTCTGGCCGCGGCGCAGAATGCGCCGCTGGCTATGGGAAACCGGAAAAAAACACATCTGACCGTTGTGCAGGATCCGGCGCTTCTGGATGCTATTCGGGCATGCTGTCAGGTAGAATCCCGCAAGCATCCGGGAACCATGCTGGATTCTTTCCATGGGGCGCCGACAGCCATTTTCGTGTCGGAGGCAGGCATTTCGGAAGACAGAATCGAACTGTGCGACGCGGCCTGCATCATTGAGAATATGATGCTGGAAGCCACAAATCTGGGCCTGGGCTGCTGCTATATCTGGGGCTGTCTGCCGCTGCTTAAGGCGGACCGGGAGTTGGTTGCACGTCTGAAGCTTCCGGAAGGGCATGAGATCCTTTCGGGATTTGTATGCGGGACACCGGTGAAACCGCTGTACGCAAAGGAAAGGGAACCCTTTGGCGTGACCAGAATTTAACGGGAGAACCGGAAAAACAGAATAAGAACAGAAAGAAAAAGAACCTGCCAGAGCGGCAGGCCCTTTTTCTTTCTGGACCGGAACAACCGGTGTTATTCTTTTACAAACACATCGTAGATGCTTCGGATCGCTTTTTCGAAGTCTTTCTCCTCGATGCCGATGATGATGTTGAGTTCAGAGGACCCCTGGTCGATCAGGCGGATGTTGATATTTGCCTTTTCCAGGGAAGTGAATATTTTGGCTGCAGTCCCATGGGCGGATTTCATACCTCTGCCAACCACTGCGATCAGGGCAAGACCGGAGTCAATCTCTACGGTGTCCGGCTGCGCGAGGCGGTGAATGCCGGATACCACCCGCTGTTCTTTGTCTAAAAACTCGTCTTCATGGACAGCGACGGTCATGGTGTCAATTCCCGAAGGCATGTGCTCAATCGAGATGCCGTTTTCTTCAAAGGCCTGCAGGACTTTGCGGCAGAAGCCGATTTCGGAATTCATCATGGCCTTGGTGATCTGTACGGTGCAGAATCCCTTCTTTCCGGCGATACCGGTAATGGTATATTTGGATTTTCTGGCGGAACTTTCTACAATCCAGGTACCTTCGTCTTCTGGACGGTTTGTGTTTTTGATATTGATCGGAATACCGATTTCCCGGATCGGGAAGATCGCGTCCTCGTGCAGTACGGAGGCGCCCATATAGCTGAGTTCACGCAGCTCCCGATAAGTGATGGTATTGATGGCTTTCGGTTTGTGCACGATGCGTGGATCGGCAATCAGGAAACCGGATACATCGGTCCAGTTTTCGTAAATATCCGCTTTGGC
This genomic window contains:
- a CDS encoding HAD hydrolase-like protein translates to MRQKRYDTLLFDLDGTIVDSGPGIMRSVQYALDHFGLPDQPEEKLRRFIGPSLMDSFTAYYGMKEADARRAVEYYRECYDGSQVLNASLYQGIRDSLNWLQADGRQMVLVTTKPLVFAERILKHFHLDHLFPNKVCPELTDPSSDKGRLIRTAEKKAGFDPADAVMIGDTRYDMAGARETGVDAIGVTYGYGTPEELKQAGADLLVHSPAELYAALS
- a CDS encoding inorganic phosphate transporter, producing the protein MTILIVIILLAFCFDFINGFHDTANAIATCVSTRALKLPIAIAMAAVMNFLGAILFTGVAETIAKNIVNLDLVKNGSVVLATAIGTAIIWNLLTWLLGIPSSSSHALIGAMIGASIADGGAYAIHVSGVLRIISGLIATPFIAIGAGYLMFSLFKKLFFHVNAVKGNRVFRKVQIFSAAFQAFSHGSNDAQKSMGIITMALVSHGVLQTMTVPHWVQIGCAAAMCLGTSIGGWRIIKTVGTGIMKIRPVNGVAADLAASLVIQVATHFDLPVSTTHVISSSIIGVGASQRIKAVKWLTARKMVMAWFITIPITVGVSFGLFHLIALFLH
- a CDS encoding nitroreductase family protein, with amino-acid sequence MALTAEELFQYRRSTRKYQEKQITEEQLEKILAAAQNAPLAMGNRKKTHLTVVQDPALLDAIRACCQVESRKHPGTMLDSFHGAPTAIFVSEAGISEDRIELCDAACIIENMMLEATNLGLGCCYIWGCLPLLKADRELVARLKLPEGHEILSGFVCGTPVKPLYAKEREPFGVTRI
- a CDS encoding aspartate kinase, with protein sequence MKKVVKFGGSSLANAAQFQKVGDIIRADESRVFVVPSAPGKRFKDDVKVTDMLLKAYAIAVEGGDLDAQLALIKERYDEIIQGLGLSMTLEDEFREIAATLKETPYEDYAASRGEYLNAKIMACYLGYDFIDAYDVIFFNEEGALNLYKTKKVLSKALEEHPKAVIPGFFGRGKDGRVKTFSRGGSDVTGSVVAASAKADIYENWTDVSGFLIADPRIVHKPKAINTITYRELRELSYMGASVLHEDAIFPIREIGIPINIKNTNRPEDEGTWIVESSARKSKYTITGIAGKKGFCTVQITKAMMNSEIGFCRKVLQAFEENGISIEHMPSGIDTMTVAVHEDEFLDKEQRVVSGIHRLAQPDTVEIDSGLALIAVVGRGMKSAHGTAAKIFTSLEKANINIRLIDQGSSELNIIIGIEEKDFEKAIRSIYDVFVKE
- the dapA gene encoding 4-hydroxy-tetrahydrodipicolinate synthase → MSIFKGAGVAIATPMKEDGTINFEAFGKLIEMQVQGHTDAIIAVGTSGEASTLEDDEHMEAVRYCIDKVAGRIPVIAGTGSNNTAHAVMMSKLAQQAGADGCLVVTPYYNKATQDGLIASYTAIASAVDIPIIMYNVPSRTGCNIQPETAAYLGKHVDNIVAIKEASGNISQIAHTIELAEGSLDVISGNDDQIVPIMALGGIGVISVLSNVAPRFTHDMCQLCLDGDFAAARKMQIQALPLIRALFSEVNPIPVKAALNMLGIKAGIPRLPLTEMRPEHQTVLRAELENMGLL